CCATCGACGTGGCGGTGGTGCCGGCCGAGGGCCGGATGGTGGTGGCGGTGACCGGCACCGACTACCGCGCCCCGGTGCGCGACGAGGAGTTCCAGCAGACCCGGCGGTTCTGGGACCAGCTGCTGGTCTCCGAGTCGGCACAGGTGTACCGGGGGGAGTACCTGGCCACCGCGATCCTCGCCGCCGCCGAGGCGGGCCGCGACGGGCTCGACCTGGACACGCTGCACGCGGCCGCGGTGGACGCCGACGGGTTGCGGGAGCTGGTCCGGCGGGTCGCCGAGACCCGCTACGACGAGGGGTACGAGCGCGGCGTGCACGACCACGACGCCGCCGAGATCCTGCGGGTGCTGCTGCGCCTGCACGCCGGCGCGGGCCTGCTGCGCTATCCGCCGGCCGACCGGGCGATCGCCCAGCTGTTCTGGCGGTACGGCACCGATGAGGCGAGCCGGTCCGCCTGGACCGCCCGCGCCGCCTCGCTGGCCCGGGCCCGCAAGCGGTTCGGCCGCCCCGAGGGGGAGGACGCCGCCGACCGGCTCTGCGGACAACTGGCCGATGCGGTCGACGGTTTCCTGCGCGCCACCGGGCTGCCCGCGCCGGACGGCGGGACCGGGTTCGCCGGCGAGTACCTCTTCGCGGAGCTGTCCGCTCCGCCGGTGCGGTTCGCCACCGGCAGCGGGGCGCGGTCCATGCTGGACCGGTTCCGCCGGGCGCTGGGCGGCCCGCAGTCGCGCTCGTCCCGTGAGTTCGACGACGACCTGCGGGCCCTCGGCGACGACCTGGCCGGGCGCCACCAGCTCGTCCAGGCGTGGCTGACCGCGTTCCTCGCCACCGACGACGGGGACCTGTCCGGGTACGACCTGCCCGAGGCGGTCGCCGTCGAGTTGGGTGGCGCCGAGGTGGCCCGCGCGGACAGCGCCGCGACCATGACGGAGACCGTCGGCGGCCTGCTCGGCACCCATCCGCGCATCGAGGGCTCCACGCTGGCCGTTCGGCTGGACGAGACACTGGCCCGTACCCGGTCGTTCCGCACCGAGCTGGTTCCGGCGTACCGCGACTACCAGCGGCGGCGCAACGCGCTGGTGGACGTCGAGCGGGAGCGGCTGCGGCTGGAGGAGTACCGGCCGAAGGTGATGAACGCGTTCGTCCGCAACCGGCTGCTCGACGAGGTGTACCTGCCGCTGATCGGTGACAACCTGGCCCGGCAGCTCGGCGCGACCGGCGACGGCAAGCGGGTCGACCAGTCCGGCCTGCTGCTGCTGATCTCGCCGCCCGGCTACGGCAAGACCACCCTGATGGAGTACGTCGCCAGCCGGCTCGGCCTGGTCTTCGTCAAGGTCAACGGCCCGGCCCTGGGCTCGAAGGTCACCTCGCTGGACCCGGCGGAGGCGCCCGACGCCACCGCGCGGCAGGAGGTCGAGAAGATCTCCTTCGCCCTGGAGCTGGGCAACAACGTGCTGCTCTACCTGGACGACATCCAGCACACCAACCCGGAACTGTTGCAGAAGTTCATCTCGCTCTGCGACGGGCAGCGCCGGATGGAGGGCGTCTGGGAGGGCCGCACCCGCACGTACGACCTGCGCGGCAAGCGGTTCGCGGTCTGCATGGCGGGCAACCCGTACACCGAGTCGGGGCGGCGGTTCCGGATCCCGGACATGCTCGCCAACCGGGCCGACGTGTGGAATCTCGGCGACGTGCTCTCCGGCCGGGAGGAGGTCTTCGCGCTCAGTTACATCGAGAACGCGCTCACCGCCAACCCGGTGCTGGCACCACTGAGCGGCCGGGACCGCGCCGACCTGGAACTGCTGGTCCGGATGGCCCGCGGCGACGACTCGGTCCGGGCCGACCAGCTGTCCCACCCGTACCCTCCGGTGGAGCTCGAGCAGATCGTCTCGGTGCTGCGCAAGCTGCTGCGGGTGCAGCAGGTGGTGCTGGCCAACAACCAGGCGTACATCGCCTCGGCGGGGCAGTCCGACGACGCGCGCACCGAGCCGCCGTTCCAGCTCCAGGGGTCGTACCGGAACATGAACAAGCTGGCCGAGCGGATCGTCCCGGTGCTCACCGACGACGAGCTGGAGGCGGTGATCGACGACCACTACCTGGGCGAGGCGCAGACCCTCGCGGCGGGCGCGGAGGCCAACCTGCTCAAGCTCGCCGAGCTGCGCGGCCGGCTCACCCCCGAGCAGGCCCGCCGCTGGGCCGAGGTGAAGGACGCCTTCCAACGCTCGCGGGCCCTCGGCGGCGCCGGCGACGATCCGGTGGACCGGGCGGTCGGCGCCCTGGGCCTGCTCGCCGACCGGGTCGGCGGGGTGCAAGCGGCGATCGACCGGGCCGGGGCCGACCTCGCCCGGTGATCCCGCCAACTGCGCGGGTGTCCTCAGTGAATCGACGCATGCGATGATCGTCGCCGACCGGTGACACTCCGAAACCGGCGAACCAACGGGGGAACGTCCATGCTCATCCGGAGGGCACTCGCGGTGTGCGCCGCCGCCGCACTGCTCCTGGCTGGCGGTGCCGTGCCGGCCCGGGCGGCGACCGTCGATGCCAGCTACAACGTCTGGACCTGGAACGTAGCGGGTTGGAAGCTGAACCGGGGTTCGACCACGAACGGTCTCATCCCGGCACTGGCCAACTCGATCCGCAACCGCAGCTCGCACTTTGCCGCGTTGAACGAGTTGTGCTGGAGTCAGTACAAGGCGGTGCAGGCCAATCTGCGCAACTCCGGCTGGCCGCAGGACGTCGAGAACTTCTCCCGGTTCGAGCCACACAACGAGACGGGCTGCGGCGGTGAACCGTTCGGAGTGGCCATCTTCAGCCGGGCACCGCTCGGCGCGGCCAACCGGTACGCCCTGGCCGCTGACGGCAGCAGCGAGACCCGCAAGCTGCTCTGCGCACCGTTGGAGGCCCGGCCGAAGCTGCGCTTCTGCACCACCCACATCACCCCCTCCAACGAGGTGATCGGGGGGCAGAAGATCAACGAGCGGCAGTTGGGTGAGGTGCTGGGCAGGTTGGAGGCGTTTCACGGCAACGGCGACACGGTCATCGTCGCGGGCGACTTCAACGCGCAGCCCAACTACGGTCGGTTGGACGGGTGGTATTCGGCCAGCCTGAACCACCCGAACAACACCAACAACCGAGGGGCCTACCGCGAGCTGGATGACACCGAATCGACCTGCTACGGCTACGGCGAGAAGACCCAGGAGTCCGGTGATCTCGGACCGTGCGGCCAGGTCAAGAAGGTCGACCTGATCTTCGTACGGGAGAGCCGGATCGTCGGCAGTTACAGTGGCGACTCCCTGGCCATTGCCACCAACTGCGGTGGCCTCTGCTCGGACCATCGCATCCTGGTCGGCACGGTGACCGTCTCGATCACCGTCTGAACCGGCCTGACGCTCCACCCCTGAGCCACCACCCCTGACTCCCACCCCTGAGCCACCGCTTTCCGCCAGACGGCGATCGGCGCGGTGGGTGCAACCGTTGCGGGTGGCCGCCCGTGTCAGGGGTACGGGCAGGAAGGGGTGGTCAGCGATGCGCGATGCCGAGGGCTTCGACGAGTTCTACCGGGGCACGTCCGGTCGCCTGCTGCGCTACGGGTACGCCCTGACCGGGGACCTCGCCGAGGCACAGGACATCGTGCAGGAGGCGTACGTCCGGGCCTGGCAGCGTTGGCGGAAGCTCGCCTCGTACGACAGCACCGAGTCCTGGGTACGCCTGGTGGTGGCCCGACTGGCCACCGACCGGTGGCGCCGGATGCGCAGCCAGCGGGTGGCGTTGCGGCGGGCCGGGCCGCCGGATCACGTCGCCGCCCCCAGTGACGACACGGTGCTGCTGGTGGGCGCGTTGCGGCGGCTACCGCCGGTCCAGCGGCAGGCGATCGCCCTGTACTACCTCTGCGACATGTCGGTGGCGGAGATCGCCGCCGAAACCGACGCGCCACCCGGGACGGTCAAGTCCTGGCTGTCCCGTGGCCGAGCCGGTCTCGCCGCCGTACTCGATGATCTGACCCCGGAGGCCCACGATGTCGGCTGAGCTGGAGCGGATGTTCTCGTCGCTGGGTAGGGACAGCGACGGCGTGGCACTGCCAGCGCCCGAGGCGGTACGCCGGCGGGGTGACCGGCGCCGGCGGGTGCGCGCCGTGGGTGGCCTGCTCACCGTCGCCGTCCTGGTCGGCGGCACCGCCGTCGGCACCCGCCAGCTGCTCGCGGACCCGGTGCCGCCGGTGCCGCCGATCGTCGACAGCACACCGTCGCCCCGCCCGTCTCCCACCCCGTCGCCCTCCGCATCGAGCTTGGCGCCGGTCGAGCCCACGCCCGAGTCGAGCCGGACCTCCACGTCGGCGCAGAACGCCTCCTCGCCCGCCACCTCGGCACCACGATGTGAGGAGGTTGCGGACTACCCGTATCCCGGACCGAGTCACGCCGGGGTGGCGTTGCCCGCCTCGGTGATGCTCACCGCCGCGGAGTGGGGCCGCTGCTACGTGATGATCGCCGAACGGCCGGGATACCCGGTGTACGACCCGGAGGTGACCGGCGGCGCCAAGCCGAACGTCTGCCTGGACGACGCCGAATACGAGGCCGACGCCGCGCGGATCGCCGGCCGCTTCCGCTACTTTGACGGTGGCCCGGAGATCGGCGGGTACGAGTCGGTGGCCCGGTACCGCCCGGACGCCGCCGCCGAGTTCCTCGACGAGGTCCGCCAGCGCGTCGCGGCGTGCGCCACCTTCACCAACCAACACATGCCGGGGGACTGGCACGCCGTCATCGTCGAGCGGAACTTCGCCGGTGACGAGAGCCTGCTCATCTACGTCGGCACCGGCGCGGACGGTGCCGGCTATCCCGGCTGGTACCTCGGCGTGGTCCGCCGGGGCGACCTGGTGGCCGTGGTGGAGCCCCACTCCGACCTCGGCGGCTCCCGCGACTTCGCGCAGACCATGACCCGCCGGGCCGCCGACCGCCTCTGACCCGCCCAGCGGGTCAGCCGTAGTAGCGGCGGAGTTCGCGGGTGAGGACCTTGCCGGTGGCGTTGCGCGGCAGGTACCTGACGAAGACGACGTCGCGGGGTACCGAGAAGCGGGCGAGGTAGTGCCGGACGTACTCGCGGACCGCCTCGGCGTCGAGCGTCTCGCCGGGGTGCAGGCCGAGGAAGGCGGCGAGCCGCTGGCCGTAGTCGGGGTCGGGTACGCCGATGACGGCGGCCTCGCGTACCTGGGGAAGCTGGGTGAGCAGCTGCTCCACCTCGCCGGGGAAGACGTTCTCGCCGCCGGAGACGATCATGTCGTCGGCGCGGCCGTCGACGAAGAGCAACCCGTCGGCGTTGACCCGGCCCAGGTCTCCGGTGTCCAGCAGGCCGTCGTGGCGTTCCCGGTCGGCGCCCGAGGTGTAGCCGTCGAAGAGCATCGCGTTGCCGACCAGGATCCGACCCACCCGGCCACCGGTGACCGGCTGACCGGCGTCGTCAAGGATCTCCAGCCGGGTGCCGTACGGCGGTCGCCCGGCCGTGGTGGGTGCCTGGCGCAGGTCGGCGGGGGTGGCGATGGAGGCCCAGGACGCCTCGGTCGAGCCGTACAGGTTGTAGAGCACGTCGCCGTAGGTGTCCATGAACGCCGACGGCAGGCCGCCGGGCAGCGCGGAGCCGCTCACGGCCACCACCTTCAGCGGTGGCCGGGGCTGCGGCGCCGGCACCTCCATCAGCCGCTGCAGCATCACCGGCACCGCGAACAGCGCCTGGCAGCGGTGCCGTACCAGGGCGTCCAGCGTGGCGGCCGGGTCGAAGCGGCGGTGCAGCACAATGGTGGCCCGCAGCGCGAAGCAGACCTGTAGGGCCGCGTACCCCCAGGTGTGGAAGACCGGCGCGGCGATCAGCACCCGGTCGCGCACGTGCAGCGGGATCCGGTCGATGATGGAGACCAGCGGGCCGAAGCCGTTCGGGGTGGGGCGGCGGGCACCCTTCGGTGCGCCCGTGGTGCCGGAGGTGAGCACGATGATCCGGCCGTCCCGCTCGGGCGGATCGAGTTCGCCGGGCAGCGCGCTGGCGATCAGCTCCTCGCGGGCCGGCTCGTCGAGGCGGTGCAACTCGGCCGGCAGCCCGAGGGTCCGCTCGGTGAACTCGTCGTCGTGCACCAGGAGCCGCAGCTGCTGTTCCTCCGCCACCGTGGCCAGCTGCGCCGGGGATAGGCCGGTGTTGACCAGCACCGCGTCCGCGCCGAGCAGGGTGGCGGCGACGATGGTCTCGATCAGACCCGGGTGGTTGCGGCAGAGCACGGCGACCCGGTCGCCGGGCTGGATGCCGAGCCCCGCGCGCATCGCGCGGGCCAGCCGCGAGGAGCGCTCCAGCAGCTCCTGGTACGTCAGCTCGTCGCCCTGGTCGTCGACGACGGCGATCCGGCCGGGATCCCGGGCGGCGGCCTGGCGCAGCTCGCCGGCGAGGCTCCACCCCCACGTCCGCAGCGCGCTGAGCTGGGCCGCGACGCGGATCGGGCGGCCCGGGGTGAGCAGGCCACGGCGGGTCAGCGTGGCGACGATGAACGGCAGGTCCATACCCGAGTACCTCCTTCTGCCCGGCAGCCTGGGTGGGTCGCCCACGCCGCGCCGGCCGGCGTCCACCTGCGGGACGCCGGCCGGGGAATGTCCGTCGAGGACGAGTGGGGTCAGCGGATCTGCATCCCCGAGATCGCTCGGGAGATGACCAGGCGCTGGATCTCCGAGGTGCCCTCGAAGATGGTGTAGATCTTGGCGTCCCGGTACCAGCGTTCGACCGGGTGGTCGCGCAGGAAACCGGCCCCGCCGAGCAGCTGGACCGCCCGGTCGGTGACCGAGACGGCCACCTCGCCGGCCTTCAGCTTGGACATCGAGCCCTCGCCGGCGGTGAACGGCCGGTTGTTGCGGCCCATCCAGGAGGCCCGCCAGACCAGCAGCCGGGCCGCGTCGATCTCCATCTTCATGTCGGCCAGCGCGAAGGCGACCGCCTGGTTGGTGATGATCGGACGGCCGAACTGGACGCGTTCCTTCGCGTACTCCAGGGCGTACTCGTAGGCGGCCCGGGCCACGCCGAGCGCCTGCGCGCCGACGGTGGGCCGGGACAGCTCGAACGTCCGCATCGCCGCCTGGCCGGAGGCGCGCTGCCCGGTGCGGGCGCGGGCCAGGCGCTCGTCCAGCGCCTCCTTGCCGCCGAGCAGGCACCGGCCCGGCACCCGGACGTCGTCGAGGAAGACGTCGGCCGTGTGCGACGCCCGCAGGCCGAGCTTGCGCAGCTTGCGGGTGGCGCTGAGCCCGGCCGTGCCCGGCGGTACGACGAACGCGGCCTGCCCCCGCGAGCCCAGCTCGGGCTCCACCGAGGCGGTCACCACGTGCACCCCGGCGATCCCGCCGTTGGTGGCGTACGCCTTCTGCCCGCGCAGCACCCACTCGTCGGTGGCCCCGTCGTAGGTGGCCCGGGTGCGTATCGCGCCGACGTCGGAACCGGCCTCCGGCTCGGTGGAGCAGAAGGCGGCGACGGTGGGGGAGTCGACGTCGCCGAAGCACTGCGGCACCCACTCGACGAGCTGGTCGGGGGTGCCTGTGCCGTAGATGGCGGCGACCGCGAGCGAGGTGCCGAAGATGCTCAGCCCGATGCCGGCGTCACCCCAGAACAGCTCCTCGCTGGCGATCGGCAGCGACAGGCCGGTGGGGTCGGCCCAGCAGGTGGCGAGGAACTCGAAGCCGTACAGGCCGACCTTCGCCGCCTCCTGGATGACCGGCCACGGGGTTTCCTCGCGGGCGTCCCATTCGGCTGCGGCCGGGCGCACGACCTCGCTGGCGAAGCCGTGCACCCAGTCGCGCAGATCCCGCTGTTCCTCGTTCAGGTCGAGCGAGAACTCCACCATCTCAGGCCTTGGGGATGTCGAAGAGGTTCGCGATGTTGGCGGCCAGACCCAGGTCGCCCTTTGCCTTGAGCTTGCCGGTCATGAACATCATGACCGGGTTGGCGCCGCCGGAGACGACCTTCAGGAAGTCGACCGGGCCCAGGGTCAGGCTCAGCCGAGGGTCGTGCTGCGCGGTCTCGTTGACCGTGCAGGTGCCGTCGGCGATGACCACCTCGTAGGTGTCGGTGCCGCCGTCGGGGGCGCCGGTGATGTTCCAGTGGATGACCGCGTTGGTCGAGCCGGCCCGGTCGGCGCGGAACAGCTGCGGCATCCGCCCGAAGACCTCGCCGAGAATCTTGCCGCGCAGGTCGCCCGACATCACCTCGGCGAGCTTGCTCTCCGGGGTGTTCTTGACGAGCTGGGCGAAATCCTTCGGGCCGACGTTGGCGAAGGAGGCCGGGTCGAAGTCAGTCATGGAAAGCACCTCTCGGACAATGGTTACTCTGGCGTAACCTTACGCATGAGTAGGTATGCTCGCAAGGTGTCCACAGGTCCCGCCTTCAAGCGCCTTCCCCGGGCCGTACGCGAGCAGCAGATGCTCGACTCCGCGGTGCGGGTCTTCTCCCGGCGCGGCTACCACGGCGCCAGCATGGACGAGATCGCCGAGGAGGCCGGCATCTCCAAGCCCATGGTGTACGCGTACCTGGGGCACAAGGAGGAACTCTTCGTCGCCTGCCTGCACCGCGAGGGCACCCGGATGATGGAGGCCATCGCCGGGGCGGCCGTCCCCGACCTGCCGGCCGACGAGCGGCTCTGGCGCGGGTTGCGGGCGTTCTTCGGCTTCGTCGGCGCACACCGGGACGGCTGGGCGGTGCTCTACCGGCAGGCCCGGGCCGAGCAGCCGTTCGCGCGGGAGCTGGCGGTGATGCGGGCGCGGCTGGTGGAGGTGGTCGCCGGCATGCTCGACCACGCGTTGCGCGCGCAGGGGCGCGAGGTGGCCGAGACCGAGCTGGAAGTCGTCGCGTACGCCCTGGTCGGCGCGAGCGAGTCCCTCGCGGACTGGCTGGCCGACCGGCCGGAGGCCGACCCGGAGAAGACCGCCACCCGGATGATGAACGCCGCCTGGCTCGGCGCCGGTCAACTGCTGCACGGCGCCACCTGGCGCCCACCGTCGGAATAAGCCGTCGGAGTCAGGACGGGCCCTTCCTGACAGTTACGACCGTCGGGCACGATGGCGGGCGCGGTGGCGCAGCCGGCGGACCAGCTCGACCAGCACGGTCACGGCGACCGACAGACCGATCCCGGCCAGGATGCCGCGCAGCGGTTCACGCTCGAAGGCCAGACCGCCGACGACGCCGAGCAGCACGCAGTACAGCGCCCAGGAGACCGCGCCGATCAGGTCGAAGAGCAGGAACGACCGTCGCGGGTAGCGGAGCGCGCCCATGGTCAGGGTGACCGCCGTGCGACCTCCGGGGATGAAGCGGGACGCGGTCAGGATGATGCCGCCGCGACGGTCCACCGCCCGCCGCGCCCACTCCGAGCT
This is a stretch of genomic DNA from Micromonospora sp. WMMD1082. It encodes these proteins:
- a CDS encoding endonuclease/exonuclease/phosphatase family protein — protein: MLIRRALAVCAAAALLLAGGAVPARAATVDASYNVWTWNVAGWKLNRGSTTNGLIPALANSIRNRSSHFAALNELCWSQYKAVQANLRNSGWPQDVENFSRFEPHNETGCGGEPFGVAIFSRAPLGAANRYALAADGSSETRKLLCAPLEARPKLRFCTTHITPSNEVIGGQKINERQLGEVLGRLEAFHGNGDTVIVAGDFNAQPNYGRLDGWYSASLNHPNNTNNRGAYRELDDTESTCYGYGEKTQESGDLGPCGQVKKVDLIFVRESRIVGSYSGDSLAIATNCGGLCSDHRILVGTVTVSITV
- a CDS encoding SigE family RNA polymerase sigma factor, giving the protein MRDAEGFDEFYRGTSGRLLRYGYALTGDLAEAQDIVQEAYVRAWQRWRKLASYDSTESWVRLVVARLATDRWRRMRSQRVALRRAGPPDHVAAPSDDTVLLVGALRRLPPVQRQAIALYYLCDMSVAEIAAETDAPPGTVKSWLSRGRAGLAAVLDDLTPEAHDVG
- a CDS encoding AMP-binding protein; this encodes MDLPFIVATLTRRGLLTPGRPIRVAAQLSALRTWGWSLAGELRQAAARDPGRIAVVDDQGDELTYQELLERSSRLARAMRAGLGIQPGDRVAVLCRNHPGLIETIVAATLLGADAVLVNTGLSPAQLATVAEEQQLRLLVHDDEFTERTLGLPAELHRLDEPAREELIASALPGELDPPERDGRIIVLTSGTTGAPKGARRPTPNGFGPLVSIIDRIPLHVRDRVLIAAPVFHTWGYAALQVCFALRATIVLHRRFDPAATLDALVRHRCQALFAVPVMLQRLMEVPAPQPRPPLKVVAVSGSALPGGLPSAFMDTYGDVLYNLYGSTEASWASIATPADLRQAPTTAGRPPYGTRLEILDDAGQPVTGGRVGRILVGNAMLFDGYTSGADRERHDGLLDTGDLGRVNADGLLFVDGRADDMIVSGGENVFPGEVEQLLTQLPQVREAAVIGVPDPDYGQRLAAFLGLHPGETLDAEAVREYVRHYLARFSVPRDVVFVRYLPRNATGKVLTRELRRYYG
- a CDS encoding acyl-CoA dehydrogenase family protein, with protein sequence MVEFSLDLNEEQRDLRDWVHGFASEVVRPAAAEWDAREETPWPVIQEAAKVGLYGFEFLATCWADPTGLSLPIASEELFWGDAGIGLSIFGTSLAVAAIYGTGTPDQLVEWVPQCFGDVDSPTVAAFCSTEPEAGSDVGAIRTRATYDGATDEWVLRGQKAYATNGGIAGVHVVTASVEPELGSRGQAAFVVPPGTAGLSATRKLRKLGLRASHTADVFLDDVRVPGRCLLGGKEALDERLARARTGQRASGQAAMRTFELSRPTVGAQALGVARAAYEYALEYAKERVQFGRPIITNQAVAFALADMKMEIDAARLLVWRASWMGRNNRPFTAGEGSMSKLKAGEVAVSVTDRAVQLLGGAGFLRDHPVERWYRDAKIYTIFEGTSEIQRLVISRAISGMQIR
- a CDS encoding SCP2 sterol-binding domain-containing protein → MTDFDPASFANVGPKDFAQLVKNTPESKLAEVMSGDLRGKILGEVFGRMPQLFRADRAGSTNAVIHWNITGAPDGGTDTYEVVIADGTCTVNETAQHDPRLSLTLGPVDFLKVVSGGANPVMMFMTGKLKAKGDLGLAANIANLFDIPKA
- a CDS encoding TetR/AcrR family transcriptional regulator; the protein is MSTGPAFKRLPRAVREQQMLDSAVRVFSRRGYHGASMDEIAEEAGISKPMVYAYLGHKEELFVACLHREGTRMMEAIAGAAVPDLPADERLWRGLRAFFGFVGAHRDGWAVLYRQARAEQPFARELAVMRARLVEVVAGMLDHALRAQGREVAETELEVVAYALVGASESLADWLADRPEADPEKTATRMMNAAWLGAGQLLHGATWRPPSE
- a CDS encoding DedA family protein; this encodes MEAALDLIRQTLTSPWVYLLLFGLTAVDVFFPLVPAEAAIITVTVLATGGEPNLLLVIMAATLGALVGDHLSYAAGRGGGSRRLDHSPMDSRRRASSEWARRAVDRRGGIILTASRFIPGGRTAVTLTMGALRYPRRSFLLFDLIGAVSWALYCVLLGVVGGLAFEREPLRGILAGIGLSVAVTVLVELVRRLRHRARHRARRS